In one Candidatus Nitronereus thalassa genomic region, the following are encoded:
- the carB gene encoding carbamoyl-phosphate synthase (glutamine-hydrolyzing) large subunit — MTEIRKPKKVLILGSGALKIGEAGEFDYSGSQAIKALKDEGITTVLVNPNIATIQTSENLADEVYFLPVKPEFVKKVIAKEHPDGILLGFGGQTALNCGLALEETGVLKEFSVEVLGTTVQTIRETEDRGLFVKRLGEIDVHVPKSAVAESVEDALRIGQNIGYPLMLRIAFALGGLGSGICQTEEELKERAVKAFSYTGQVLIEEYLTGWKEVEYEVVRDQYDNCVTVCNMENLDPMGIHTGESIVVAPSQTLNNEEYHRLRNVSIRIARHVGIVGECNVQFAMDPASGDYRVIEMNARLSRSSALASKATGYPLAYVAAKLGLGYNLADLPNSMTGVTKSCFEPALDYLVIKMPRWDLKKFHQVSKKLGSGMKSVGEVMAIGRTFEEALQKALRMLEIGVQGLVGNKERSKVSGLELELSEPTPERIFIVAEAMQQGMSLDRIHELTHIEKWFLYKIQHIVQIAKQLGENSHPLESSQLLRGAKQTGFSDRQIGQLCGIEEFQVRQARERHGIHPSVKQIDTLAAEYPAQSNYLYLTYHGDEDDLQVEKRDSVIVLGSGSYRIGSSVEFDWCCVNTVNTLRALNYRTIMVNYNPETVSTDYNECDALYFEEISLEAVLEICRKESPIGVIVSMGGQTPNNLVMALDQAGVRVLGTSPVSIDQAENRHKFSQLLDHLHIKQPPWGELVGVEEAKNFASKVGYPVLIRPSYVLSGAAMGVASNHEELEKFIARSAKVSKEFPIVLSKFVENAKELEMDGVACHGKLVLSAISEHVENAGVHSGDATLVFPAQRTYLETVRRIKKVSAKIIETLKINGPVNIQFMAKDNEVMVIECNLRASRSFPFVSKVSKVNYIDCATRVIMGEIVPLHEGRHSELEVVGVKAPQFSFTRLDGADPALGVEMASTGEVGCLGDDFEEAFLKALLSVGYRIPVKNVLLSTGPVESKAAFLQWSRLLIQMGMRLFATQGTAEFLASHDMDVTILHWPMERETPNVLDYMSEGKIDLVINIPKNFQAAELTNDYQIRRKAVDMNIPLITNLQLAERFIEALSRKTIDDLYIKSWAEY; from the coding sequence ATGACTGAAATTCGGAAACCCAAAAAAGTCCTTATTCTGGGAAGTGGTGCGCTCAAAATCGGTGAAGCTGGAGAATTTGATTATTCGGGAAGCCAGGCGATTAAGGCACTCAAGGATGAGGGGATCACCACGGTGTTGGTAAACCCCAATATTGCCACTATTCAAACTTCTGAAAATCTCGCTGATGAAGTCTATTTTCTGCCGGTGAAGCCAGAGTTTGTCAAAAAAGTGATTGCCAAAGAACACCCCGATGGCATCTTGCTGGGGTTTGGCGGTCAAACGGCGTTGAATTGTGGATTAGCCCTCGAGGAGACGGGGGTCTTGAAAGAATTTTCTGTAGAAGTCTTAGGAACGACGGTACAAACCATTCGTGAAACTGAAGATCGCGGATTATTTGTTAAGCGATTAGGTGAGATCGACGTACATGTTCCCAAAAGTGCTGTCGCAGAGTCGGTTGAGGATGCCCTACGAATTGGACAGAACATTGGCTATCCTCTCATGTTGCGAATTGCGTTTGCCTTGGGTGGATTAGGATCCGGTATATGCCAGACGGAAGAGGAGTTAAAAGAACGAGCGGTAAAGGCCTTTTCCTATACGGGTCAGGTGTTAATTGAAGAGTATCTGACAGGGTGGAAAGAAGTTGAATATGAGGTGGTTCGGGACCAATACGATAACTGCGTGACGGTGTGTAACATGGAAAACTTGGATCCCATGGGAATTCACACCGGTGAAAGTATTGTGGTGGCTCCAAGCCAAACTCTTAATAATGAAGAGTATCATCGGTTGCGGAATGTCTCGATTCGCATTGCGAGGCATGTGGGGATTGTTGGGGAATGTAATGTGCAGTTTGCCATGGATCCAGCCTCAGGCGATTATCGCGTGATTGAAATGAATGCGAGACTCTCGCGAAGTTCAGCCTTGGCTTCGAAGGCTACGGGGTATCCGCTGGCCTATGTCGCGGCGAAATTAGGACTGGGGTACAACCTTGCCGATTTACCCAATTCCATGACGGGGGTGACCAAGTCGTGTTTTGAGCCGGCACTGGATTATCTTGTTATCAAGATGCCTCGATGGGATTTGAAAAAATTTCACCAGGTGTCAAAGAAACTCGGTTCCGGAATGAAATCAGTGGGCGAAGTGATGGCCATCGGTCGGACTTTTGAAGAGGCTCTGCAAAAAGCACTTCGCATGTTGGAAATTGGGGTTCAGGGATTAGTGGGGAATAAAGAACGTTCAAAGGTATCTGGCCTTGAACTGGAATTGAGCGAACCCACGCCGGAACGAATTTTCATTGTAGCGGAAGCAATGCAGCAGGGGATGTCTCTCGATCGAATTCATGAACTCACGCATATTGAAAAGTGGTTCCTCTATAAAATTCAGCATATTGTTCAGATCGCGAAGCAGTTGGGAGAAAATTCGCATCCCCTGGAATCCAGTCAACTGCTTAGAGGTGCGAAGCAAACTGGATTTAGCGATCGTCAAATCGGACAGCTCTGTGGCATCGAAGAATTTCAAGTTCGACAGGCCCGCGAACGTCATGGCATTCATCCCAGTGTGAAGCAAATCGATACCTTGGCGGCAGAGTATCCTGCCCAATCCAATTACCTGTATTTGACCTATCATGGGGATGAAGATGATTTGCAGGTCGAAAAGCGAGATTCCGTGATTGTGTTGGGGTCTGGCTCATATCGAATTGGGAGTTCGGTGGAGTTTGATTGGTGTTGTGTGAATACGGTTAACACGCTACGCGCGCTCAATTACCGGACAATCATGGTGAATTACAATCCAGAGACGGTGAGTACAGATTATAACGAATGCGATGCCCTATATTTCGAGGAAATAAGTTTAGAGGCGGTGTTGGAAATTTGCAGAAAGGAATCGCCAATTGGGGTGATTGTGTCGATGGGCGGACAAACGCCAAATAATCTCGTGATGGCGTTGGATCAAGCCGGAGTTCGGGTGCTGGGGACGTCACCCGTCTCTATTGATCAGGCGGAGAATCGGCACAAGTTTTCTCAGCTGCTGGACCATTTGCATATCAAACAACCGCCGTGGGGTGAGTTGGTTGGAGTTGAGGAGGCAAAAAACTTTGCCTCGAAGGTTGGCTATCCTGTGCTCATACGGCCTTCTTATGTCCTGAGTGGGGCCGCAATGGGAGTGGCCTCTAATCATGAAGAACTCGAGAAATTTATTGCGCGGTCTGCCAAAGTTTCCAAAGAGTTTCCCATTGTCCTTAGCAAATTTGTGGAAAACGCTAAGGAATTGGAAATGGATGGGGTGGCTTGTCATGGCAAGCTTGTGTTGTCGGCGATCTCAGAACATGTTGAAAATGCCGGCGTGCATTCAGGGGATGCGACCTTGGTGTTTCCGGCCCAACGCACGTATTTGGAAACTGTCAGGCGTATTAAAAAAGTCAGTGCAAAGATTATAGAAACCCTGAAAATTAATGGCCCCGTGAATATTCAATTTATGGCCAAAGATAATGAAGTGATGGTCATCGAATGTAATCTCCGTGCATCGAGAAGTTTTCCATTTGTGTCAAAGGTCTCCAAGGTAAATTATATTGATTGCGCGACGCGAGTCATTATGGGTGAAATCGTTCCGTTGCACGAAGGGAGGCATTCGGAGTTGGAAGTGGTTGGAGTCAAAGCCCCGCAGTTTTCTTTCACGCGGTTGGATGGGGCTGATCCTGCCCTAGGAGTGGAAATGGCTTCTACTGGTGAAGTGGGTTGTCTTGGGGATGATTTTGAGGAGGCTTTTTTAAAGGCCTTATTGTCCGTCGGCTATCGGATACCAGTAAAGAATGTTCTCCTGTCAACAGGCCCGGTCGAATCAAAGGCAGCGTTCCTCCAATGGTCTCGTCTTTTGATTCAGATGGGCATGAGATTATTTGCCACTCAGGGAACAGCCGAATTCTTGGCATCGCATGACATGGATGTAACAATACTGCATTGGCCCATGGAGCGGGAAACGCCCAATGTCCTGGACTACATGAGCGAAGGAAAAATCGATTTGGTCATTAATATCCCTAAAAATTTTCAGGCTGCCGAATTGACCAATGATTATCAAATTCGCCGTAAAGCGGTGGATATGAACATCCCGCTTATCACCAATTTGCAATTAGCCGAGCGGTTTATCGAAGCTCTCAGCCGGAAGACGATTGACGATTTATACATTAAAAGTTGGGCGGAATATTAA
- the carA gene encoding glutamine-hydrolyzing carbamoyl-phosphate synthase small subunit produces the protein MRDNQENGILMLEDGTSFDGKLIGRTEPISGEVVFNTGMVGYPETLTDPSYRGQILALTYPLIGNYGVPQAQMVDGLNDVFESDQVHIQGLVMTDYSFEYSHWNAQQSLDKWLQEHGVIGIYGVDTRKLTKKLRQRGSMLGKIFMTGQEQEFYDPNRDNLVEFVSVKEPLMYGNGKKTVVLIDCGGKFNIIRSLVGRGLQVKRVPWDYDFLHEDFDGVMISNGPGDPQMCEATIGIVRRLLQGNRPVFGICLGHQILSLAAGAETYKMKFGHRSQNQPCRELGTDRCYITSQNHGFAVKPNGLTSDWMPWFVNANDGSNEGIRHQSKPFMSVQFHPEAAPGPTDTSYLFDRFIDML, from the coding sequence ATGCGAGATAATCAAGAAAACGGAATATTAATGTTAGAGGACGGAACTTCCTTTGATGGTAAATTAATTGGTCGTACTGAACCAATATCCGGGGAGGTGGTTTTTAACACCGGAATGGTGGGTTATCCAGAAACGTTGACTGATCCTTCCTATCGAGGGCAAATTTTAGCCTTAACGTATCCACTCATTGGGAATTATGGCGTGCCTCAGGCCCAAATGGTGGACGGACTTAATGATGTCTTCGAGTCTGATCAGGTCCATATTCAAGGGTTGGTGATGACAGACTATTCGTTTGAGTATTCTCATTGGAATGCACAGCAAAGCCTTGATAAATGGTTGCAGGAACATGGGGTGATTGGAATTTATGGTGTTGATACTCGAAAGTTGACGAAAAAATTGCGTCAACGAGGGAGCATGCTAGGAAAAATCTTCATGACTGGCCAGGAGCAAGAGTTCTATGATCCCAATCGTGACAACTTAGTAGAATTTGTGAGTGTGAAAGAGCCATTAATGTATGGAAACGGGAAAAAGACAGTAGTGTTAATAGACTGCGGGGGAAAATTCAATATCATTCGCAGCTTAGTTGGTCGTGGTTTACAGGTGAAGCGAGTACCTTGGGACTATGATTTTTTGCACGAGGATTTTGATGGGGTAATGATCTCGAATGGTCCGGGTGATCCTCAAATGTGCGAAGCCACAATCGGGATAGTCCGACGCTTGCTCCAGGGCAATCGCCCAGTGTTTGGGATTTGCCTTGGTCATCAAATTCTGTCACTGGCGGCTGGAGCCGAAACCTATAAAATGAAATTTGGACACCGAAGTCAAAATCAACCCTGCAGAGAGTTAGGGACCGATCGCTGTTATATTACTTCGCAAAATCATGGATTTGCTGTGAAGCCGAATGGCTTAACTTCTGATTGGATGCCGTGGTTTGTGAATGCCAACGATGGTTCGAATGAAGGTATTCGCCATCAATCAAAACCATTTATGAGTGTGCAATTTCATCCGGAAGCCGCACCAGGGCCGACGGATACCTCGTATTTGTTCGATCGGTTTATCGATATGCTGTAG
- a CDS encoding UDP-glucuronic acid decarboxylase family protein, which yields MNQFKRKRILVTGGAGFLGSHLCRTLLDQGNEVICADNFYTGTKDNIIPMLYHPQFEVIRHDITIPLYVEVDEIYNLACPASPIHYQFDPVQTTKTSVHGAINMLGLTRRLKAKIFQASTSEVYGDPHVHPQTEEYCGNVNPVGLRACYDEGKRCAETLFFDYYRQFQLPIKVARIFNTYGPHMHPNDGRVISNFIIQALLNRPITIFGDGSQTRSFCYVDDLIRAFVDFMASPNDFPGPVNLGNPEEFTIAELAHLIIELTGTKSMIEYQPLPSDDPTQRCPDIRLAKEKLGWEPQVPLRSGLLKTIEYFEERIRHAALT from the coding sequence ATGAATCAATTCAAACGAAAACGAATTCTGGTGACAGGTGGCGCTGGATTTCTAGGCTCTCACTTGTGTCGAACTCTGCTCGATCAAGGAAATGAAGTTATCTGTGCTGATAATTTTTATACCGGCACCAAGGATAATATCATTCCTATGCTATACCATCCGCAATTTGAAGTCATCCGGCATGACATCACGATTCCCCTCTATGTGGAAGTCGATGAAATTTACAACCTGGCCTGCCCAGCCTCTCCCATCCACTACCAATTCGACCCGGTACAAACCACAAAAACAAGCGTGCACGGGGCCATAAATATGCTCGGCCTAACGAGGAGGCTTAAAGCGAAAATCTTTCAAGCCTCGACAAGTGAAGTGTACGGCGACCCCCACGTTCATCCCCAAACTGAAGAATATTGCGGAAACGTCAATCCCGTAGGCTTGCGCGCTTGCTATGACGAAGGAAAGCGTTGCGCAGAAACGTTATTCTTTGATTACTACCGGCAATTTCAACTTCCCATCAAGGTCGCCAGAATTTTTAATACCTATGGCCCACATATGCACCCTAATGATGGGCGAGTCATTTCCAACTTTATTATTCAAGCCCTCTTAAACCGCCCCATTACTATATTTGGTGATGGTTCACAAACTCGGTCGTTCTGCTACGTTGACGATCTTATTCGGGCATTCGTGGACTTCATGGCCAGCCCCAACGATTTTCCTGGCCCCGTAAACCTTGGAAATCCTGAAGAGTTCACTATTGCGGAATTAGCCCATCTTATCATTGAACTAACAGGAACAAAGTCAATGATAGAGTATCAACCCTTGCCTTCTGATGACCCTACGCAACGCTGTCCTGATATTCGTTTGGCAAAAGAAAAATTAGGATGGGAACCACAGGTCCCACTTCGAAGCGGATTACTCAAAACTATCGAATATTTTGAGGAGCGGATTCGTCATGCGGCTCTAACATAA
- the nusG gene encoding transcription termination/antitermination protein NusG yields the protein MIASTSLLETQSFSASETGKSADVPRSHWFLVHVKNRAEKASGQNLDQLGLESFCPHRKQEKIIRRVRREVILPLFPGYLFVKFDPAVQFRAVQFCTGVLRVVTFGDTLARVDSSIIEAMRDRMTQGWVDMSNCTPFQPGQKVRIQDGPLRGLEAVFESEMSDRQRVTLLLKTVAYQARVVMPVDQITNL from the coding sequence ATGATTGCTTCTACTTCCCTTCTTGAAACTCAATCTTTTTCTGCAAGCGAAACAGGAAAGTCGGCGGATGTACCGAGATCACACTGGTTTCTTGTGCATGTGAAAAATCGAGCGGAAAAAGCATCAGGTCAGAACTTGGATCAGTTGGGCCTTGAATCATTTTGTCCCCATCGGAAACAGGAAAAAATCATTCGACGTGTTCGACGAGAGGTCATCCTGCCATTATTTCCAGGGTATCTGTTTGTCAAATTTGACCCTGCTGTGCAATTCCGGGCAGTGCAATTTTGTACTGGCGTCCTCAGAGTCGTCACCTTTGGAGACACCCTCGCGCGGGTGGATTCATCGATTATTGAAGCAATGCGCGACAGGATGACCCAGGGGTGGGTAGACATGTCAAATTGTACTCCTTTCCAACCAGGGCAAAAGGTTCGAATTCAGGATGGGCCATTGCGGGGTTTAGAGGCGGTATTTGAGAGTGAAATGAGTGATCGCCAACGAGTGACTCTGCTATTAAAGACTGTGGCTTATCAAGCTCGAGTCGTCATGCCGGTTGATCAAATCACCAATCTGTAA
- a CDS encoding XrtA system polysaccharide deacetylase: MENATGLRRTHCLSFDIEEHFQVAAFDSPARRRQWPLLESRVERNTEKILECLEAHQVRATMFVLGWVAEKCPQLVRRMAEAGHEIASHGYGHDLITVLTKEQFREDIKRAKAVLEDVTGMPVLGYRAPTFTITQETLWALPILLEEGYAYDSSVFPVYHDQYGIPGANPSPHLLSTHSGTLWEVPPSTCKLGWTRLPVAGGGYFRFFPFWLLVSLMRKVEREGESLVFYLHPWEFDQDQPRMTGPFRSRLRHYFNLNKTEDRFRRLLGEFSFAPIRESLPMIGRLYQHPAHDPSGVFCTLPTLA; encoded by the coding sequence ATGGAAAATGCAACGGGTCTTCGCCGAACGCATTGCTTGAGTTTTGATATCGAGGAGCATTTTCAGGTGGCGGCCTTTGATAGTCCCGCAAGACGTCGTCAGTGGCCATTGCTGGAAAGTCGTGTTGAGCGTAATACCGAAAAAATATTGGAATGTTTAGAGGCGCATCAAGTACGAGCAACTATGTTTGTCCTGGGGTGGGTGGCAGAAAAATGCCCACAATTAGTTCGACGCATGGCTGAGGCCGGACATGAAATAGCCTCCCATGGATATGGACACGATCTGATTACGGTTCTGACAAAAGAGCAATTTCGAGAAGATATCAAACGAGCCAAAGCGGTGTTAGAAGATGTGACTGGCATGCCAGTGCTTGGTTATCGTGCACCAACGTTTACCATTACTCAGGAAACCCTATGGGCCCTTCCAATTCTCTTAGAAGAAGGGTATGCCTATGATTCCAGTGTTTTTCCGGTCTATCACGACCAATATGGGATCCCAGGTGCCAACCCTTCTCCCCACTTGCTCTCCACGCATTCGGGAACCTTATGGGAGGTCCCTCCTTCGACCTGTAAGCTGGGATGGACTCGACTTCCTGTCGCTGGTGGTGGTTATTTCCGATTTTTCCCATTTTGGCTTCTTGTCAGTTTGATGCGAAAAGTTGAACGGGAAGGGGAATCCCTCGTGTTTTACTTGCATCCATGGGAATTTGATCAGGATCAGCCTCGCATGACCGGGCCTTTTCGGTCCCGACTTCGCCATTACTTCAATTTGAATAAAACGGAAGACCGATTCCGTCGGTTGTTGGGAGAATTTTCTTTTGCTCCTATCCGAGAGTCTCTTCCTATGATTGGACGGTTATATCAGCATCCGGCGCATGACCCGAGCGGTGTGTTTTGCACTTTGCCAACGTTGGCTTGA
- a CDS encoding sugar transferase — protein sequence MSTGSMLAPKIHNQPAPSIFDQVLRSLDTRKRVLIFGESELMGDLIRVLTSKRRHWYDVVGVLTTETARVGQSSDGKPILGTVDELFEIVERFRVQTIAICVTDRRGSMPLDTLLDLKSMGLEVIDGHQLYESECGRLSIDELKPSALIFSSGFQRRPGMLLMKRLEDIIGASLGLMILAPLMGLVALLIKLDSSGPALYKQTRVGLRGCPYVLWKFRSMRPDSEGDTAQWAQLGDQRITRIGRWIRLLRIDELPQFFNVLKGEMSLVGPRPERPVFVQNLRRQIPYYDLRHTIRPGLTGWAQIRFNYAASVEDSHMKLQYDLYYVKHLSVWFDLSILFRTIRVILMGSGAR from the coding sequence ATGAGTACTGGGTCTATGCTGGCCCCGAAGATTCACAATCAACCAGCACCGTCAATTTTTGATCAAGTTCTCCGCTCCCTGGATACTCGAAAACGAGTCCTGATTTTTGGGGAAAGCGAGTTGATGGGAGACTTGATTCGGGTTCTAACCTCCAAGCGTCGACATTGGTACGACGTGGTCGGAGTGTTGACCACAGAAACGGCCCGTGTGGGGCAGTCTAGTGATGGAAAACCCATATTGGGGACCGTAGACGAACTGTTTGAGATTGTCGAACGATTCCGAGTCCAAACGATTGCGATCTGCGTGACGGATCGGCGAGGAAGTATGCCCTTGGATACGCTCTTGGATTTGAAATCCATGGGGCTGGAAGTCATCGATGGTCATCAGTTGTATGAAAGTGAGTGCGGACGGCTTTCCATCGATGAATTGAAGCCGAGTGCTCTCATTTTCTCGTCAGGCTTTCAGCGTCGGCCGGGTATGTTGCTGATGAAGCGCCTCGAGGACATTATCGGAGCTTCATTAGGATTAATGATCCTGGCACCGCTGATGGGATTAGTTGCCTTGTTGATCAAGCTCGATTCGTCAGGACCGGCGCTTTATAAGCAAACTCGTGTTGGATTGCGGGGGTGTCCCTACGTGCTGTGGAAATTTCGATCCATGCGCCCAGATTCTGAAGGTGACACCGCCCAATGGGCTCAATTGGGTGATCAACGAATCACCAGGATTGGTCGCTGGATTCGATTGCTTCGCATCGATGAATTGCCCCAGTTTTTTAATGTGCTCAAAGGGGAGATGAGCCTCGTTGGCCCTCGACCAGAACGTCCTGTTTTTGTCCAGAACTTGCGACGCCAGATTCCTTATTACGATTTGCGTCATACCATTCGTCCCGGTCTCACGGGATGGGCCCAAATTCGGTTTAACTATGCCGCATCCGTCGAAGATTCGCATATGAAACTCCAATATGATCTTTATTACGTTAAGCATTTATCTGTGTGGTTCGATTTATCCATTCTCTTTCGAACCATTCGAGTCATTTTAATGGGGTCCGGAGCACGGTGA
- a CDS encoding GumC family protein, with translation MERKSLEYMGRGASPSLQGKVKDYVEIAIRRKWLILSIVMISVGVAGTLAWFKKDVYRSSTVILVEQQTIPEQYVTSVLDDVASRVSTITQQVLSRTSLVKVIEEFGLFQDVIQEEGYEMAILSMRKNIQVETKGRNRIEAFTISFAHEDPTTAMKVTSRLASQYIEENLKLREQFVEGASDFLETELRAARQELETKERALSQFKNRYMGELPSQLESNISTLDRKENERNSIQESLNASTNRLLLVEQAIREYEASGAISTDSKIKLNQFGYNQQDSSARTPVDSQVALLKKLEQDLVKLQAEYKSAYPDVISLKQQIALLKDEIAGRPVVEQEEPPTQEPIKVFDPYLKGLLKDRNELRLQVESQKSRLATLAESMEKLQGQVDRTAAREQEMLALERDYANMQENYQNILEKRLNARISENLEKRQKGERFRILDPANLPKTPDGPLRAVIVLAGLLLGCVLGYGVAFVIEQWNPTFRRSEDAEISLGFPILATIPSFQSAYGKSSDGLLLGGGTFGSGDEASANGNRELVANVSDGGKWRGGLTPNPSLVSRWRPSSIVAEQYRVAATRLVLMNTEQANTVVLATSAMKGEGKTSSVVNLGYTLARDLEKQVLLIGCDFKAPRLHEAVGMPAAPGLADYFHGDVGLENCIHRMDDVPMWVLPAGAVEDHAVSLSRLPQLAALIGNLRSRFDYILVDAPPILPLADMNVLAGLADLLILVVRAGVTPQEIVVKAMDMLRPTVQARILLTDASSHGMPYFMSQETYGAPYTAVTRESV, from the coding sequence ATGGAACGAAAAAGCCTTGAGTATATGGGACGCGGTGCCTCTCCCTCCCTGCAGGGCAAGGTGAAAGACTATGTTGAGATCGCGATCCGCCGGAAATGGCTCATTCTTTCGATCGTCATGATTTCGGTCGGAGTGGCCGGCACGTTAGCCTGGTTTAAAAAAGACGTCTATCGTTCGAGCACCGTCATTCTGGTAGAGCAGCAGACTATTCCTGAACAATACGTAACCTCAGTGCTTGATGATGTGGCCAGTCGTGTGTCGACCATTACACAACAAGTACTCAGCCGAACCAGTTTGGTCAAGGTCATTGAAGAGTTTGGATTGTTTCAAGACGTCATTCAGGAAGAAGGCTATGAAATGGCCATTCTTAGCATGAGGAAAAACATTCAAGTGGAGACAAAGGGGCGGAACCGCATTGAAGCTTTTACGATCTCATTCGCCCATGAAGATCCTACCACCGCGATGAAAGTCACGTCTCGTTTGGCTTCCCAGTACATTGAGGAAAACTTGAAACTTCGCGAACAATTTGTTGAAGGGGCTTCAGACTTTCTCGAGACAGAACTTCGGGCGGCCCGGCAAGAATTAGAAACAAAGGAGCGGGCCCTGAGCCAATTTAAGAATCGGTATATGGGAGAATTGCCGAGCCAATTGGAATCTAATATCAGTACCCTTGATCGTAAAGAAAATGAGCGAAACTCTATTCAGGAATCACTCAATGCGTCGACGAACCGTTTGCTGTTGGTGGAGCAGGCCATTCGTGAATATGAGGCGTCCGGAGCGATCAGTACAGATTCAAAAATTAAATTGAATCAATTTGGATACAATCAGCAAGACTCTTCAGCTCGAACTCCTGTTGATTCTCAGGTGGCCTTATTGAAAAAGCTTGAGCAGGATCTTGTCAAACTTCAAGCCGAATATAAGAGTGCATATCCCGACGTGATTTCACTCAAGCAACAAATTGCCCTCTTGAAAGATGAAATAGCAGGCAGGCCGGTCGTGGAGCAGGAAGAGCCTCCAACGCAAGAGCCAATTAAAGTATTTGACCCTTACTTAAAAGGATTGCTCAAGGATCGAAACGAATTAAGACTCCAAGTAGAGTCTCAAAAAAGTCGTCTCGCAACATTGGCGGAGTCCATGGAGAAATTACAAGGCCAAGTGGATCGGACGGCTGCACGGGAACAGGAGATGTTGGCCTTGGAGCGCGATTACGCCAACATGCAGGAAAATTACCAAAATATTCTTGAGAAACGGCTCAATGCGCGAATTTCAGAAAATCTTGAAAAGCGTCAAAAAGGTGAGCGCTTTAGAATTTTGGATCCAGCCAATTTGCCAAAGACCCCTGATGGTCCTCTTCGAGCGGTTATTGTACTCGCCGGTCTGCTCCTTGGGTGTGTATTAGGGTATGGTGTCGCCTTTGTGATTGAACAATGGAATCCCACGTTCCGTCGTTCTGAAGATGCGGAAATTTCTCTTGGATTTCCAATTTTGGCCACGATCCCTAGCTTTCAGTCAGCCTATGGAAAGTCCTCGGATGGGCTCCTTCTTGGTGGTGGGACTTTTGGCTCAGGGGATGAGGCTTCAGCCAATGGGAATAGAGAATTGGTTGCCAATGTATCAGACGGAGGTAAATGGCGCGGAGGTTTGACCCCAAATCCTTCTTTGGTCAGCCGATGGAGGCCTTCTTCCATTGTTGCTGAACAATATCGAGTTGCGGCGACGCGATTGGTATTGATGAATACCGAACAAGCCAATACCGTTGTCCTTGCGACCAGTGCCATGAAGGGTGAAGGAAAAACATCCTCAGTAGTCAATCTCGGGTATACCCTGGCGCGTGATTTAGAAAAGCAAGTGTTGTTGATCGGGTGCGATTTTAAGGCCCCACGCTTACATGAAGCTGTTGGAATGCCCGCAGCACCTGGGCTTGCGGATTACTTCCATGGCGATGTGGGACTGGAAAATTGTATTCATCGTATGGACGATGTTCCCATGTGGGTCCTTCCCGCAGGCGCGGTGGAAGATCATGCCGTGTCTCTTTCCCGCCTCCCACAACTGGCAGCTTTGATTGGAAATCTGCGATCTCGCTTCGATTATATTCTTGTCGATGCTCCTCCCATTCTGCCGTTGGCGGATATGAATGTATTGGCCGGGTTGGCGGACTTGCTAATTTTAGTGGTACGAGCGGGAGTCACTCCGCAAGAGATCGTGGTCAAAGCCATGGATATGCTTCGACCCACCGTGCAAGCCCGTATTCTATTGACCGATGCCTCCTCCCACGGCATGCCATATTTTATGTCACAAGAAACATATGGAGCACCTTATACGGCGGTTACTAGAGAATCCGTATGA
- a CDS encoding polysaccharide biosynthesis/export family protein — MKTRFTQILVSVVVSAGLGMSGCAYNSPQVVVAPGPPEEGFRLGAEDVIDVVVWRNPDLTRTDIVIRPDGKVSLPLIGDVEADGLTADQLAKNITERYREYKDNPAVSVSVKAVNSYKVYVLGEVKTPGKYPLQSYATVLQAISLAGGFTEFASENSIQVVRRVKTEDGKSKEIRIPVNYDSLLSESGAEYNFILRSGDTIVVP, encoded by the coding sequence ATGAAAACGCGTTTCACTCAAATATTAGTGTCCGTGGTGGTTTCTGCAGGTTTGGGAATGTCTGGTTGCGCCTATAACAGCCCTCAAGTCGTGGTGGCGCCAGGTCCACCCGAGGAAGGCTTTCGCTTGGGAGCCGAGGACGTGATCGATGTCGTCGTGTGGCGTAATCCCGATCTAACTCGGACTGATATCGTGATCCGGCCAGATGGCAAGGTGTCGTTGCCGTTGATTGGGGACGTGGAGGCTGATGGGCTCACGGCGGACCAATTAGCCAAGAATATCACCGAGCGTTATCGGGAATACAAAGATAACCCGGCCGTGTCGGTCAGTGTGAAAGCTGTCAATAGTTATAAGGTGTATGTGCTTGGTGAAGTGAAGACTCCAGGAAAATATCCATTACAATCTTATGCCACGGTCTTACAGGCGATCTCGTTAGCTGGTGGTTTTACCGAGTTTGCCTCAGAGAATTCAATTCAAGTTGTTCGGCGTGTGAAAACAGAGGATGGCAAAAGCAAGGAAATTAGAATTCCAGTGAACTACGATTCTCTCCTGTCGGAGTCAGGGGCTGAATATAATTTTATTTTGCGATCTGGCGATACCATTGTAGTTCCTTGA